A region of Streptomyces deccanensis DNA encodes the following proteins:
- a CDS encoding TatD family hydrolase, protein MPSNDKNAAPPLPEPLRVAVADSHTHLDMQSGTVEEGLAKAASVGVTTVVQVGCDIKGSRWAAETAERYEAVHATVALHPNEAPRIVHGDPDGWSRQGARTPGGDAALDDALAEIDRLAALPQVKGVGETGLDYFRTGPEGKAAQERSFRAHIEIAKRHGKALVIHDRDAHDDVLRILKEEGAPERTVFHCYSGDAEMAAVCAAHGYFMSFAGNMTFKNAQPLRDALAVAPLELVLVETDAPFLTPAPYRGRPNAPYLIPITVRAMAEVRGIDEDALATAIATNTARAFDY, encoded by the coding sequence ATGCCCTCGAACGACAAGAACGCCGCGCCCCCGCTCCCCGAACCCCTCCGGGTGGCGGTCGCCGACTCGCACACCCATCTGGACATGCAGTCCGGCACCGTCGAGGAGGGCCTCGCGAAGGCCGCGTCCGTGGGGGTGACGACGGTCGTCCAGGTCGGCTGTGACATCAAGGGCTCCCGCTGGGCCGCCGAGACGGCCGAGCGGTACGAGGCCGTGCACGCGACCGTCGCGCTGCATCCCAACGAGGCGCCGCGCATCGTCCACGGCGACCCGGACGGCTGGTCCCGGCAGGGCGCGCGGACGCCCGGCGGTGACGCGGCGCTCGACGACGCCCTCGCCGAGATCGACAGGCTGGCCGCGTTGCCGCAGGTCAAGGGCGTCGGGGAGACCGGGCTCGACTACTTCAGGACCGGGCCGGAGGGCAAGGCCGCCCAGGAGCGGTCCTTCCGCGCGCACATCGAGATCGCCAAACGGCACGGCAAGGCGCTGGTCATCCACGACCGCGACGCCCACGACGACGTGTTGCGGATCCTGAAGGAGGAGGGCGCGCCCGAGCGGACCGTCTTCCACTGCTACTCCGGCGACGCCGAGATGGCCGCGGTCTGCGCCGCGCACGGCTACTTCATGTCCTTCGCCGGGAACATGACGTTCAAGAACGCCCAGCCGCTGCGCGACGCCCTCGCCGTCGCGCCCCTCGAACTCGTCCTCGTGGAGACCGACGCGCCCTTCCTGACGCCCGCGCCGTACCGCGGACGGCCCAACGCGCCGTATCTCATTCCGATCACGGTTCGGGCGATGGCCGAGGTGCGGGGCATCGACGAGGACGCCCTGGCGACGGCGATCGCGACGAACACGGCGAGGGCGTTCGATTACTGA
- a CDS encoding resuscitation-promoting factor, protein MSNAQSPYEAETLPYGVYADTYRPAYEDRLGREAPDEGEDPQGGHDPEGGDEPAREGGRSASRRALRRRRAAADRPGSLRRLVPQALVVAFLAGGTSAFVAKDKAIELTVDGRPRTLHTFADDVTELLADEGVAFGAHDVVAPAPGTALSSGDEVTVHYGRPVALTLDGQRRKVWTTARTVDGALQQLGVRAEGAYVSTSRSQRIGRAGLELDVRTERTVTIMADGRTRTIRTNAATVGEAVEQAGVTLRGEDTTSVAWSSFPRDGQTVTVLRVTGSEEVRETPIPFRVRRTEDPSLFRGTEVVERAGRPGVRRVTYAIRTVNGVRQRPRLVRSEVVREPQEQVVKVGTKAMPTSVAGAEGLNWGGLAACESGGRPNAVDPSGTYGGLYQFDTGTWRSLGGSGRPQDAPAAEQTMRAKKLYVQRGASPWPHCGARLRG, encoded by the coding sequence GTGAGCAATGCGCAGTCGCCGTACGAGGCCGAGACGCTGCCCTACGGGGTGTACGCGGACACCTACCGGCCCGCCTACGAGGATCGGCTCGGCCGGGAAGCCCCGGACGAGGGTGAGGATCCGCAAGGGGGCCACGATCCGGAAGGTGGCGACGAGCCGGCCCGTGAGGGTGGTCGGAGCGCGTCCCGGCGGGCCCTGCGGCGCAGGCGGGCCGCCGCCGACCGGCCCGGCTCGCTGCGGCGGCTGGTGCCGCAGGCCCTGGTGGTGGCCTTCCTCGCGGGCGGCACCTCCGCGTTCGTGGCGAAGGACAAGGCGATCGAGCTGACCGTCGACGGGCGGCCCCGCACGCTGCACACCTTCGCCGACGACGTCACCGAACTGCTCGCCGACGAAGGGGTCGCCTTCGGCGCGCACGATGTCGTCGCGCCCGCCCCCGGTACGGCGCTGAGCAGCGGGGACGAGGTCACCGTGCACTACGGGCGGCCCGTGGCCCTCACCCTCGACGGGCAGCGCCGCAAGGTGTGGACGACCGCCCGCACGGTGGACGGGGCGCTTCAGCAGCTCGGGGTGCGTGCGGAGGGCGCGTACGTGTCGACCTCGCGCTCCCAGCGGATCGGGCGTGCGGGGCTGGAGCTGGACGTCCGCACCGAGCGCACGGTCACGATCATGGCGGACGGGCGGACGCGGACGATCCGTACGAACGCGGCGACCGTGGGGGAGGCCGTGGAGCAGGCCGGGGTCACCCTGCGCGGGGAGGACACCACGTCGGTCGCGTGGTCGAGCTTCCCCCGGGACGGGCAGACGGTGACGGTGTTGCGGGTCACCGGGTCCGAGGAGGTCCGGGAGACGCCGATCCCGTTCCGGGTGCGCCGGACCGAGGATCCCTCGCTCTTCCGGGGCACGGAGGTCGTGGAGCGGGCCGGTCGGCCGGGGGTGCGGCGGGTCACGTACGCGATCCGGACGGTCAACGGGGTGCGGCAGCGGCCGCGGCTGGTGCGGAGCGAGGTCGTTCGTGAGCCGCAGGAGCAGGTGGTGAAGGTGGGCACGAAGGCGATGCCGACGTCCGTGGCGGGGGCGGAGGGGTTGAACTGGGGTGGTCTCGCCGCGTGCGAGTCGGGAGGACGGCCGAACGCGGTGGATCCCTCCGGGACGTACGGCGGGCTGTATCAGTTCGACACGGGGACCTGGCGGAGCCTTGGGGGGAGTGGGCGGCCTCAGGACGCGCCGGCGGCGGAGCAGACGATGCGGGCGAAGAAGCTGTATGTGCAGCGGGGGGCCAGTCCTTGGCCGCATTGCGGGGCTCGGTTGCGGGGTTAG
- the rsmA gene encoding 16S rRNA (adenine(1518)-N(6)/adenine(1519)-N(6))-dimethyltransferase RsmA has protein sequence MSSPSPDALLGPADVRELAAALGVRPTKQRGQNFVIDANTVRRIVRTAGVRPEDTVVEVGPGLGSLTLALLEAADRVTAVEIDDVLAAALPATIAARMPTRAGRFALVHSDAMDVTELPGPAPTALVANLPYNVAVPVLLHMLETFPTIERTLVMVQAEVADRLAAGPGSKVYGVPSVKANWYAEVKRAGAIGRNVFWPAPNVDSGLVSLVRRTEPIKTTAARRDVFAVVDAAFAQRRKTLRAALAGWAGSAAAAEAALVAAGVSPQARGESLTVEEFAAIAENRVTEDAGATGR, from the coding sequence GTGAGCAGCCCCTCCCCCGACGCCCTCCTCGGCCCCGCCGACGTCCGCGAACTCGCCGCCGCGCTCGGCGTGCGTCCGACCAAGCAGCGCGGCCAGAACTTCGTGATCGACGCGAACACGGTCCGCCGCATCGTGCGGACCGCAGGCGTTCGCCCCGAGGACACCGTCGTCGAGGTCGGCCCGGGCCTCGGCTCGCTCACCCTCGCCCTCCTAGAGGCGGCGGACCGGGTCACGGCCGTCGAGATCGACGACGTACTCGCCGCCGCCCTGCCCGCCACGATCGCCGCCCGCATGCCCACCCGCGCCGGGCGCTTCGCCCTCGTCCACTCGGACGCGATGGACGTGACGGAACTCCCCGGCCCGGCCCCCACCGCCCTCGTCGCGAACCTCCCCTACAACGTCGCCGTCCCCGTGCTCCTGCACATGCTCGAGACCTTTCCCACCATCGAGCGCACCCTCGTGATGGTCCAGGCCGAGGTCGCCGACCGGCTCGCCGCCGGCCCGGGCTCGAAGGTGTACGGCGTGCCGTCGGTGAAGGCCAACTGGTACGCGGAGGTCAAGCGCGCCGGCGCGATCGGGCGGAACGTATTCTGGCCCGCGCCGAACGTGGACAGCGGGCTCGTCTCCCTGGTCCGCCGTACGGAGCCGATCAAGACCACCGCCGCCAGGCGGGACGTGTTCGCGGTCGTCGACGCGGCCTTCGCCCAGCGGCGCAAGACCCTGCGGGCCGCCCTCGCCGGATGGGCCGGTTCCGCGGCCGCCGCCGAGGCCGCCCTCGTCGCCGCCGGGGTCTCCCCGCAGGCCCGCGGCGAGTCCCTGACGGTCGAGGAGTTCGCCGCCATCGCCGAGAACCGCGTCACCGAGGACGCCGGCGCGACCGGCCGATGA